The following proteins come from a genomic window of Gossypium raimondii isolate GPD5lz chromosome 5, ASM2569854v1, whole genome shotgun sequence:
- the LOC105770466 gene encoding AT-hook motif nuclear-localized protein 17: MKGEYLESKNQNPNNMFSKLHHHQHHPHQHQHQHQPQHQTHLFSHHFQLSRDSQTPDSDDTTHTPPKDLTTNHSPSLPSGGGNGGASRGGANSGDGASIEIVRRPRGRPPGSKNKPKPPVIITHEPDPAMSPYILEIPGGNDIVEAISRFSRRKNIGICVLTGSGTVSNVTLRQPSSATPGATITFHGRFDILSLSATFLSQTTSCHVPNTFSISLAGPQGQIVGGFVAGSLVAAGNVFIVAATFNNPSYHRLPVEEEGRNAVSSGGAGGQSPPLSGGGGDSSHGGGADSCGVSMYNSHMGGSDVIWAPTARPPPPPY, translated from the coding sequence ATGAAAGGTGAATATTTAGAATCCAAAAATCAGAACCCCAATAACATGTTCTCAAAGCTCCACCACCACCAGCACCACCCTCATCAACATCAACATCAACATCAACCCCAACACCAAACTCACCTTTTCTCTCATCACTTCCAACTCTCTCGTGATTCTCAGACTCCCGACTCTGATGACACTACCCACACCCCTCCCAAAGATCTTACCACCAACCACAGCCCTTCTCTCCCCAGTGGTGGTGGCAACGGCGGTGCTTCTCGTGGTGGTGCCAACAGTGGCGACGGTGCTAGCATCGAAATCGTTCGTAGACCCAGAGGTCGTCCTCCGGGCTCGAAGAATAAGCCGAAGCCGCCCGTCATAATCACTCACGAGCCCGACCCTGCGATGAGTCCTTACATTCTCGAAATCCCCGGAGGGAACGACATCGTCGAAGCTATCTCCCGGTTCTCTCGTCGCAAGAACATTGGAATCTGCGTGCTCACGGGATCTGGGACCGTTTCTAACGTGACGCTCCGTCAACCTTCTTCAGCAACTCCGGGAGCTACCATAACTTTCCATGGCAGATTCGACATCTTGTCCCTCTCCGCCACGTTCCTATCCCAAACGACGTCGTGTCATGTGCCCAACACGTTCTCCATCTCTTTGGCCGGTCCTCAAGGCCAGATCGTTGGTGGGTTCGTAGCTGGCTCGTTGGTAGCAGCGGGCAACGTGTTTATAGTGGCTGCTACGTTCAACAACCCTTCGTACCATCGGTTACCCGTTGAAGAAGAAGGGAGGAACGCGGTGTCGTCTGGTGGTGCTGGTGGACAGTCCCCACCTTTATCCGGTGGCGGGGGGGATAGTAGTCACGGCGGTGGGGCAGATTCTTGTGGGGTTTCGATGTACAACAGTCACATGGGTGGTTCAGATGTCATTTGGGCTCCAACAGCTAGACCACCACCACCGCCTTACTAA
- the LOC105769475 gene encoding aspartyl protease AED3-like, with protein MDFTATLLFFALFISSIQAVDPCGSRPQNKDLSVIPIYGKCSPFKPPKPESWVDTVINMASKDPARLKYLSSLVAQKTTAVPIASGQQVLSIGNYVVKVKLGTPGQVIFMVLDTSNNVAWVPCSGCTGCSATTFLPSASSSYGSLDCSLPQCNQVHGLSCPATGAAACFFNQSYGGDSSFSANLAQDSLTLTNDVIPNFAFGCINSISGNSIPPQGLLGMGRGPMSLLSQSGSLYKSVFSYCLPSFKSNYFSGSLKLGPAGQP; from the coding sequence ATGGACTTCACTGCCACACTCTTGTTCTTTGCTCTTTTCATATCCTCCATCCAAGCTGTAGACCCTTGTGGTTCTCGGCCACAAAACAAAGACCTATCGGTGATTCCAATCTACGGGAAATGCTCACCATTCAAACCACCCAAACCAGAGTCATGGGTCGACACTGTCATCAACATGGCTTCAAAAGACCCAGCAAGGCTCAAGTACTTGTCCAGCCTCGTAGCCCAAAAGACCACTGCGGTTCCCATTGCTTCAGGCCAACAAGTCCTCAGCATTGGCAACTACGTGGTCAAGGTCAAGCTCGGAACCCCGGGGCAGGTCATTTTCATGGTGCTGGATACTAGTAACAATGTTGCTTGGGTTCCCTGCTCCGGCTGCACTGGTTGCTCCGCCACCACTTTCTTGCCCTCTGCTTCTTCGAGTTATGGCTCGTTGGATTGCTCCTTGCCACAATGCAACCAGGTCCATGGGCTCTCATGCCCGGCTACGGGGGCTGCTGCTTGCTTTTTTAACCAATCCTACGGTGGTGATTCGTCTTTCTCCGCCAACTTGGCTCAAGATTCCTTAACATTAACAAACGATGTTATCCCAAATTTTGCTTTTGGATGTATTAACAGCATCTCTGGTAATTCAATCCCACCCCAAGGGCTATTGGGTATGGGCCGGGGACCCATGTCACTACTTTCACAATCCGGGTCGCTATACAAAAGTGTGTTTTCCTATTGTTTGCCCAGTTTCAAGTCCAATTACTTTTCGGGCTCCCTTAAACTCGGGCCTGCAGGTCAACCCTAG